From Taeniopygia guttata chromosome 29, bTaeGut7.mat, whole genome shotgun sequence:
GGGGCATGAGGGGCTTTAGCTCAGGCTCTGCTATTGttggaggtggtggtggtgggacCAGAAGCAGTTTTAGCTCTGTCTCTGTCTCCAGAgttggaggaggaagagctggaggTGGAGGAGGCTTTGGAGCTGGTGGTGGCTTCGGCAGCAGAAGTCTCTATAACTTGGGTGGAAGCAAAAGAATTTCCTACAGCTCGGTCAGTGGAGGTCTACGGAGTGGAGCCGGGGGTGGATACAGCTTTGGTCTTGGCTATGGTGGCGGAGCAGGCGCTGGCTTTGGCTTAGGAGGAGCCGGTGGTGGTGGCTATGGGGTGGGAAGTGGATTTGGGCTAGGAGGGCCCGGATTTGGTGGCCGAGGTGGCCCCGGGTTCCCTGTTTGCCCACCTGGTGGCATCCACGAAGTGACTGTCAACCAGAGTCTCCTGGCACCCCTCAAGCTGGATATTGATCCGGAAATCCAGAAGGTGCGAACACAGGAGAGGGAGCAGATCAAGACCCTCAACAACAAATTTGCCTCCTTCATTGACAAGGTGAGAATTTGGTCTGAACCATCAAGCCACGCATGTTATCAGTTGCCTCGgaaaaaaaacttcaggaaGAAACTTCATTTGGATGTAGGGACTTGCCTGAACTGATACAAGCCGACAAACAACGTGGGTTTAGCTGAAAACTAAGAACTGCTTTGTGTTTCCTCTTAGCAAGGATGAGTTTTTCAGCATCTTTTTATTATtgacaaagtaattttttctcttccctgtaaAAACAATCCTGGGGTGGATGAATCTTCTCCTTTACAATGGGATACaaccagtttaaaccagtaAGGTGGGCTGAACATCTACTGGGGGGAGAAACATTAAAGTTGCAAGTACGGGTGTTTGGCCTGATTAAAACTCCTGAAAAAATCTTGCTAAGCATCTCCAGAAGCTTCTAATACTTCTAAGAATCCAATGCCCTAAACTGGAACACTCCTAATAATTTCCTTTTGATTGTTCCAACACCTCTGGACCTTTTCTGTTGGTGATCCCACCTTTTCCTGGCAGTTGTGAGGTTTTTCCACACATGTCCCTGGTTTTGTTTCTCCCCAGGTGCGCTTTTTGGAGCAGCAGAACAAGGTGCTGGAGACCAAGTGGACCCTCCTCCAAGAGCAGGGTCACACTGTCACCAGGAAGTCCCTGGAGCCCATTTTCGAAGCCTACATCAACAACCTCCGGCGGCAGCTTGACAGCCTGATGGGAGAGAGGGGCCGGCTGGACTCCGAGCTCCGGAGCATGCAGGACATGGTGGAAGACTTCAAGAACAAGTAAGGGATCCCGCTCTGGAGCATGAATTGTTCCAGCTAGGAAAATCTGGGCTGGTGCTCATTCCTGCTGGTGCACATTTGATGTTTGATCCGTGTTCCTCTTCCCATCATAAAACGTGTTCCCAGAATTACCCTTTGTTATTTTACATTTATCCCAAGCAAGGTCACTGTTCAGCACAGCATTCCTGGGGAACTGCTCCAGCACAACAGAAGTCATAGTCTGATCCCTGGAGTCTCCTGAAATAATAtaccaggagacagaaaaatTAGTAAATTGTGAGGATAATAGACAAGCAAAACCATTATTAAATGCAGCCAATAAACTTCCagctccaaaatcccccatttcccattATGTGAAGGAAATTCCAGCCTTTCTAGAGGGCCCAGGTGACCTGGGATTGTTTTGGCTCACTCAGCTCCCATCACCTGGAAGATGATCAACCCTTTGGCAAAAATTTCCCTGGGGAGGGAATTAACCCCCTGCTGAGATGCTGGATCCAGTGGAGGGGGGGATGCATCATTCTCAGGACACACCAGTTAGTACCTGCTGcctggaggggatttttgggggaggATTTTTAGGTGAGGCCATTGACTTTTATTTGGCTGAGAACAATATGTCCCTTCTTCAGCCAGTCCTGGCTGCAAATTTGAGAATCACACTTCAGGGCTGGAATATGTTAATATTAAGTAGTTAAGCATGGGAAGAGACAGATTTTTTGTGAGGGAAGATGGGAAGACAACACTTAGATCCAACAGGAGGGACTGGCAGAACTTCTGGTGTGGTTTTGGGTGCTTTTGAGGTCTTGAAATGTATTCTAGGCTTTTAGAAATACCGGTTAGGTCCAAAATAATCCAGTCTCCTGTATGGATTTCAAAGCTACCTCCTGGGAAAGAGAACACATTTTAAATCTAGAGTTTGTTCCCAGTCCACTGGCTAATTCCCCCTCTTCCCTTGTCCACTAAGAGATCCAGCTGTAGGTAAAACTCGGCCAGTATTGGTGAGAGGAGTAGCACGAATCTGCCTTTGAAAGCCGGGTTTTGTCTCAAGAGCCTGCATGTTTTGTCTACTTTCTAGCTAAGCCCTGCCCTGATTATCTGATGAGAGAATATTGCTCAGAGCCATAGAAAGTTCCACAGAACCACTGTCAGAGCTGTAATGATCCTCTCTTGCACAACTatggagttttttgttttaattaaatgctGCAGTGGGTTCTTCAGAGCCATTAGTATTATTGTAATATCAAATATCAAATGATTGCTCTATTATAAATTTGTAGACGTTGCAGTGCAGCTTTGTTGGAAGTCTTTTGCATAACTTTGCTTGGAGCGAAGGTCACCGGGAAtggctgctcctgcttcctGCCAAAACGGGCTCTGAATCTGCACATTTATGTATGAGCTTGACTTTATGGACAGtgattaaaatatattaatttaactGGGACTACTCACACCATGGAGTCCCACAGTTCAAAGACAGCAATATTTGCTCTGCGTCTGCTCTGGATAAACATGTGGGAGTAGGGAATATATCCATGAGCCACAactgatggtttgggaatgGAGTACTCCCACCTCTTCATTCCATCCAACCCCCCTCACTCTTTTATCCCGGCAGATACGAAGATGAGATCAACCGGCGCACAGGTGCTGAGAATGAGTTCGTGGTCCTCAAAAAGGTGACTGGGTTGGGATTTATGGGCCAGGAAAGGGAATTAACTCACCTTGCAGAGTTCAAAAAAGACTTGGTGGGAGTTGGGGTCCTGCACCCTCGTGGCTGGGTCAAGCTGGGAGATCAGCACATCCTAGTTTGGGTCCTCCTGAGGCCAGGAATGGACACAACCTTCTCTGTGCCCATAGAGCTGCCCTGTTTTCTTGTCTCTTgtggctcagctcagctcagtcTCTGGTGACATCCTTGTGAGTCAGACCTTTGCCTTCTGCCCAAGAACCTGGTTCTGGCTCACAGTCAATGTccattacattaaaaaaataccttcaTCACAGGGACATAAAAATGAGCCTAAGGAACTGCTGGCAGTGGCACaagttgcccagggaagctgtggctgccccatccttggaagagTCCAAGGCAATATGAATGGTCTATGGAAGGTgactctgcccatggcaggggtgggaattGGATGAGCTTtcaagtcccttccaacccaaatcattccctGGTTTCACAATCATATGAATAATAGACCTGGAAGCCGACACGGTTCCATTGGTGTCCTGAAGCCCCTTTGTGCTCTGGTTTAATCAGAAACCATTGGTATCTTCTCTTTAGGATGTGGATGGTGCCTACATGAACAAGGTTGAGCTCCAGGGCAAGGCCGATGCGCTGGCAGATGAAATCAACTTCCTGAGAGCTCTGTATGAGGCGGTGAGTGGCTCCTGGAGAGcatctcccagctcctgccccgtGGACCCCACACCCAGGGCTCTACGGGACCAGAGGAGAAGGTGGCCCCAGCCTTTGTAACTAAATCAGTTACAAAATGGAGACGGAGAAAGGGAAATGCAAGAAAACATCTTGGTGGGAAGGACCATCAATACCAGACCATTAACTTCATGTTTTGCATCTTCTGCAGGAGTTGTCCCAGATGCAGCAGCAAGTGTCTGACACCTCCGTGGTTCTGTCCATGGACAACAACCGGAACCTGGACCTCAACAGCATCATCGCTGAGGTGAAGGCGCAGTACGAGGACATCGCCAACCGAAGCCGCGCCGAGGCTGAGGCTTGGTACCAGAACAAGGTGGGCAACTGGGGTGACAGACTGATTTCTGTGGTCAGAAATTATCATAAATTATTTCCCATCAGCTGAGGGGAGACAGGGATGAGGTGTTCAAAAGTTTTGACTTTGGGCTCACAGAGTTACTGGCAGAACTGGCCTTAAACATTTCCCCTTCCAGGTTCTTGCAGGTGACAATGCCTAGGTCCCCTGTGCCATCAAGCACTGCCTTCCCAGAAGATATTGAGAGTTAAGGGCAAGTGCCATTATTCCGTGGGCAGATTTCAGAGGAATCTTGTCCCCCACCCCTTAATCCTCATCCAGACCTGCACTTTGTCCCCTGAAGTCCCCTCACCCTTCCCTGAGCTCTGAGTGCTCACCAGtgctctcctcctttccctgcaccAGTACGAGGAGCTCCAGGTCTCTGCTGGGAGACACGGGGATGACCTGAGGAACACCAAGATTGAGATTTCAGAGATCAACCGTATGGTCCAGAGGCTGCGGAACGAGATCGACAGTGTGAAGAAACAGGTAGGAGAGGGATGGTCCTGCAGTGCAGGAGGAGGTGGATGGGAGGTGATGGTGGTcaggcacagcaggaggagCCAGGTCCCATCAGGAGCCCTCAGTGCCATCCTGGGAGCCACCAACCAGTGTCCACAACCCCCCAGCAAGAGAGAGAGTGGTTTGGGGAGCCCAAATGAAACAATGGCTTGTTCTCCCCACTCCCAGTGTGCCAACCTCCAAGCAGCCATTGCTGAGGCTGAGGAGCGCGGGGAGATGGCCCTCAAGGATGCCAAGGCCAAGCTGACCGAGCTGGAGGATGCCCTGCAGAAAGCCAAGGCTGACCTGGCCCGACAGCTCCGGGAGTACCAGGAGCTCATGAACGTCAAGCTGGCCCTGGACATCGAGATCGCGACCTACAGGAAGCTGCTGGAGGGCGAGGAGAGCAGGTGAGGACATGTGGACATGCTGTGTGCTGACCAAGGACCATGTCCTTGGGGTCAAACAGCTCTTCccaaggggctggagcaccagggcAGACAGACAGATGGTTGAAATTGTGAACTTTGTAGGCAAAGTTTTGTTTCTCCAGCTCTTGGCACCTGATACTGATAAAAATGAGCACTGTCACCGTTCACCTGTAACACAGACATACCCCACCCTACAGTCCTAGTTGGATAGTCCCATGGACAAGGCTTTGGCACTATTGCTCACTCTCCCCTTTCCCAACAGGCTTGCTGGAGAAGGAGTCGGAGCTGTCAGTGTCTGTGAGTATCACCTCCCTTCCACCTCTTCATACCCTTCTCCTTCCACCTCTTTGTCTCCCTTCCACCTCTTCCTAGCCACCCCTGACCAAGGGGCTGACACTGCAGATCTCCCCACCTTGGGAGTCCAGCTGTCCCCTCACGCGGGTGTTCCTGGTTCGTTTCAGCCGTGGTCAGCAGCTCCAGCGGGATGGGCTATGGCGGCGGGAGCTGCCTCGGCCTGGGCGGGGGGCTCGGCATGGGCGGTGGTGGCGGCAGCAGCAGCTACACCATGAGCAGCAGCGGCTTCGGAGGCGGCAGCGGAGGCTTCTCTGGGGGGCTCAACTacggtggaggcagctccttcagctccgGGAGCAGCCGGGGcatcagctccagcacaggaggCAGTGTCAGGATCGTTTCCAAGACCACCACCAGCAAAAAGACCATCAGATAAGGCTGGCAAGCACGTGGCCGTCGGCAATTCCggcctcctgccctgcagatCATGGTGTAAATAGCTGCGCTAGAGCCTCTCCTTCCTCCGTCCTTCACctctggggcagcagggggGACCAGGACCCCTCTGTGAGAATCTGGAGCACCTTTGGCTGAAGCACAGGTTGTAACAGGTCACTGGCTAGGCATGGACCCCGTGGTGCCCCTCTGTCAGGAAGCCCTTGGTGTCTCCTCAAGTTCAggcatttaaaggaaaatggaagCACTATGGAACAGGGACAACCATTTTGTTCATCCCATTCCAAGGGTGAATCACAACCTTGTGGAACCACAGTCCCAGGTCCTCAGCAGTGAAAACACCTCCACGAGGCTCTAAAAGCCTCTGCCCCCCAACACATGTTACAACCTCCAAAGGTTTTGCCTGCAATTCAAGGTTTCTTCCAGCCCCTTCTCTTTTCTCCAGCACTTGTgggaaaggtttttgctttGTGTGTATAAGATTTCTAACTACTCGTCCTCgtggctgcagcctcctcactTCCCTGCCTAACCTACTGTAAGGTCCAATAAAAGAGCATTTGTCATTTTTAAACTCTGCTGGGTTTTGgcttttcttccctcctcctgctgtgAGTGTTGGTCTGTGCcgtgtccctgctgcactggggacaccctgaGGGCAGTTCCTGAGCCAGGATTGGCTCCTtgaggaaacaaaactcacTTTTAGAACTTGGGCTCCAGGACAAGTCGGGGCAAATGGAAAGGAGGGGGAgatgagcaacctggtctatggaaggtgctcctgcccatggcatgtGGGCGGAACTGGAtaggctttaaggtcccttccaacccaaactattccgTGATTCTATGGAAGGAGAACTGAGGCATAGGAAGGAAACATTGCCTCAGAACAGAGCCAAAAGCTGGATGAAGCCCACTGCGGTGGTTACCTGCAAAGTTATCCTTTCtgcctgtcactgcaggaggaAGTGCAGGGAAGTGGGGAAAAGGAAGGTGATTCCAAAAGGTTTATTTGGGATTCATGGGCCGCCTCATGTAGGGCATGGCTCAGCCATTAGTTTGTACAAGCAGGAGTAAATCAGAGGAGCCCATCTCTGGCATCAGCACCATGGCGAGGACACAGCGAGACTGGCACACaggaagggtttggagcaggTGGGCATTGACCTGGTTGGGAAGAGCAGCTGTAggggcaggcacagggcagggcaccCAAAATCTGCACATACACTGTTTGCACACTGAGGTTTCTTTGGGATGTGCAAATATCCCATGAAACAtcctggctgctcctctgcaagAGAAGTTTCAGGGCCTCAGGTTTGTTTGGAGTGAACCCAAGGTCTTCCAAAGTGCCCACAACACTTCAGTCTCCCAATTCCCACCCAGCCACCCGGGAGATTTCCATGACCTGCCTGGTTGGGGGGGGTTTCAGCTGAGATCTCATACCAACCCTGGGCTCCCTCCTGTGGCTCCACAGGCATCTCCTGATCCCACTTCCTGCCAGTGCCAGGTGTGGATCCTGGCAGGAGCGGGGCAGCACTAGGCAAGGTGGGAATCCAGCCACAATGGCAGGACAAGAACCATGGGCAAGGAAAGAGCCAGGGCAGAAGGGGGCAGATGAGGAAGGACCCACAGCCCTTTGGGAATACTGGTCCCAAAAGGAGATGGTCAGTGCCCATCAACCCATCCCTCAATCCCTGCAACTTCCAGCCAGGGGTGGAGAGGAGACGGCACATAGGCCAGGTCTGCTAGAAAAAGCCCCTCATGCAACATTCCAGAGAAAAGCCTCCCACACCAACGGGACCCCCTTGTCCATCACCTGGTGCAGGTGTGAGTATCCCGGCCAAGGCAGACAAGCATCTCCAGCAGGTGGGGacccagagcagggaaagggatgGTCCCGCCCAATGGTCCAATGGTGGGATGAACATCCTGAGGCTCCACTCCAGCACCTGGGAAGGGCCATGGGACGATGTCTTGGGAAAGCTGGGACAGCCCATTTGCACCAAAGGAGGTTTTATGGTGGGTGAATGGTTGGGCTCCATTAATTGAAGAGTTTTACCCACTTTTCAAGCATCTGGCCTTGTTCCTTAGACTGATTTGAGGGAATGGGGACaagctcccagagctgtggtggTGGTtggaggcagagcagcccaATTTGTTGGGTTTTATCACTGAAAATGTCAAATTTGATGGTTTCTCATTGTTAACACAAGTTGCACAACACACTGGACCATCAGCCACGTCAACACATGGGTCCATCACCAATGAACCCTCCATTAAACATCTTTGCCAAATCCTTACCCAGCCCCATGGCACCAAGACAGCTCCTGAGCCTCCGTGAGCCAGTGCTGGGTCTGTCTCCTGCACTCTGAGGGTGAGGATGCAACCAAAAAAGCTCTGAGCAGCattgtgtgttttctgtttccagtGAAGTGTTCTAAGAGCCCATCTTGGCACAATTTGCAGAGCAGATGCAAAAACCTGTATTCAACTTCCATCCTCCTGATTTGCAGAGACCTGAAAAATTTGACACACTCAAGTCAAATGTGACACGTGATTTTAGCTGCCACCAAAACACAAGGTGAAACATTGTCCGAAACCCAACATTTAATTTCAGTGTTTCCTATGGGAATGATCCTGTCTCAAAACACTGAACCAACTCCCCTTAACAATTCCAAATCAAAACTTTGCAGCTTTTTTTACTCAAAATCAGAATTTCcatcaaagaaaattattttaatttgcaaattGTTTATTTGCACAGGCTGCAAATGAAACAAGACGTGGAATGCCTGCAGGGAAGGCAACACAGGATGCAGCAAATCCAGAGTGTAACAATATtccctgctgcccagagtagtTGGAGGTCAGGAATGGAACCAATCCCTTGGGACAGCTGAGTGGTAAATAAACATGACGCCCCCTGCAATCACTGCCTTGTGATTAGATCCACTTTACAGGACACATGGATaatccttgtttttcttcccagctccttgtgctgATCCAGGTTTGTTTTAACAGGGAGAAATTAAACTCCACACCAGCACTGTGGATCTTCAGAAGGAAAACCAAGCCAGGAGAGGGATGGAGCTGAGGGATGTGGAATGTGCACAGAGCTTGCCAAAACTGTGGGACTCTCCAGCAACACCATTTCCAAGGCTCTGTGTTCTTTACTGAGAGAAAAGACatgccccagggccaggagaaAGGATAAGATAGAACAAATACCCTGCGACCACCATCAGCCTTTGGAGTTCATGTTTCCACGTGGGGTCAaagccccagcagcccagcccagggcaggggattTTCCAAAGGAGATGTGGAGGATCCAGGTTCCTTCGGGTGCCGCCAGCCAGGCACCAGAACAGGATAAAGGAGGTACCAGACCCCTCCAAAAGCCTGGGAGTTCTTCAAGATGCAGCTGACCCCAGGGAGAACAAGCCCTCCCCAGGCATGTGCCAGGCAGCAATGATGGAGCTGAAGTTCTTCTCAAAGCCTGGAGTGCACCCAGTCTCCGTGCTGGCACAGAAAACAATTATCTGGTGAAAGCAGGTCACACCTACACTTCAAAgtcacccaggagctggagctgactGGCCTCCAGATACTGCTGGGAACAGGCTCAAAggacccagcacaggggaaCACCTATGGGAAAACTTCTGAGGAGCTCGTCCTAATTCATCCCTTCAGGAAATGGGATTCATGGACACTCACCTCTCACCCAGGAGGTCTCAGAGGAGCCCGGCCCCACAGCACATGGGTGCTGTGAGTTCAGTGGGCTCCTATGGAAAAACCTCTGtcttgctgctcttcattaatGCGGGATGAAATAGCAAATTACGCCCGCAATGAGTCGGGTTTGAATTTAGCTTGGAAGCCCAAGTTTAACCCAAAGGctttaatttaagaaattaacCTAAATTACAGCCTTGACTTTGCTGATAATTAAACTGAGATTAAGTAGCACAGGTGAACCAATGCAAGGTACTTTGACATGCTCTTGGTTTACAAATATGGTTATTTTTgcaaacaaaacacagagaGGAGCATCCAAAAAATTCAGCCTGAGAAGTTGCATCAGATGAAGCATTCTGAGGTGGATCTGGATAGGAGCAGTGGaggagagggatggagaggaagTGATGAAAAGCTGTTGGAGACATCCCCATTCACTAAACCACAGGAAAATGGCTCCAATTTCTCACTAAAGGGGCTTGAGTTGCAATTTTTGCCCTGACAGAGGCAGAACTCCCTAATCTCAAAGGAGAAGTTTTTACCTTGACAGCAGCATGGTGTGAGATGCAAATTCAGCCCAGAGTTTACTCCCAGGTTTACAGCGTTTGTAAAGTGTTCTCCTGCCTCTTGCTCTTGGCTAGCAGCGACTGCTCATCCTGGTGGAAAGAAAcaaggaaggggagggaagggagctCCAGAACCTGCTCAACCTCTCTCACACCGGAGGGACTCTGGCCCAGAGGGACCTCCCCAGACACTGCTCCTGAGGTGGGATCTGGAGGAAAAGCTCCTGAGCAGTGGGTGAGCTCCAGCACCATCCTCTGGAACCTCTGCATTAGGAGGTCCCTGCACCAGAGCAGCAAATCCATTCCATgtctggagctgcagaggcatGGGAGACACACCCCCAGGAGCTACCTGGAAACCCTGAGTTTCATCAACAAAGCAGGGTGGGGACCCCCCCTTTCCATCAGCCCATACCCCAAACCTGTAGCTAcagctccttgtgctcccaGTTCTGCCTTTTGTAATTACCTCTGAAATTCCTTCTGGATGAGTGACGACCACATCACCTCCACCCTGGCAGAACATGGaatggaaagaaattaattccttctCAGTTGCTTGGAGGAGCTGCATTATTACTACTGTTATTAACCATGGGCTCCAGCGCACTCAGTGGATTCCTTAGCCAAAAAAAGACAAGTTTCAGACGCAAAGGGAgcctgaggggaaaaaggaaagcacTGACACATCCCACTAGGAGAACTGGTGGAGCTCTACCCTGCACACCCGGACTCCCCACGTAGTGAATCTCCCTGGGGAGGGACGATCTGCCCTTTGGTGCTGATCTCCACTGGAAAAATTGGAATAGAATTCTTTTCAGGTACTCAGAGTTAGGGGAGATGGAGAGAGCTGAGAGAGTATTCCCAAAGGAACCGTCGGCTGACAACTTCCAGCTGCTTTTGAATATCTTACGGTCATGGAGTTGTTTGGGTGGAAAGGGACTTTAAAGTCcatctctgccatgggcagggacaccttccacgatcccagcctgctccagcctggccttggacacttccagggaaggggcagccacagcttctctgggcagcctgcaCCAGGGCCTCGTCAcgctcacagggaggaatttcatTCCAATATCCAACTtaattttcccctctttcagttGGAAATCTTCCTGGGACTGGAATCCAGCATGTGGGAATGAACCTCATGAACTCAAGTCTTGATATCTGACTGCTGGTGGGCAAAGCCCCCAGGCTGTTCAATAATCCTTTCAAAAATGCCCTTTGGACACAGACTTTGCTTCCAATCTGTTTGCATCCAGCTCCCACGGTGCAGAGTCAGAATCAGTGACATGGTCTCACTGTGCAAAACCTGCAGGATTCAGCCCTTCCTTGCGATAAAAATCTCAGTCTGGCAATAAACACAAAACCAACCTGACAAGCCCTGCCTAAGAATAACAATGAATTCAAAACCTCCATTGCGAATATCACCTCTCAGACATGTCGCCAAGCAGGGGCAGATGGAAGCACAACTGCCCCCACCATGGTGATTTCTCATTATTCGATTGATTCCTCATTATTCcatttttcctgtgctgcagcagcagctgctctggcctGCAGCCGGCACAAGGGCTCAGGGGTATACTTTTACAATTTCAGCCTTttgtataaataaatttaatacaAATCCTATTTTCCTGAGCAACACAAAACAACGCAAGCACTTTTTGTCCCtcaaaatgaattattttttacttttttatcttttatttttactcaaACCATCTGTTAAATGcaaagggctgtgctggcacctgTGGTGGAAAGACCCATATGTCCTAGAGGGTCCTGTGGTTCTGGGCAGAGGGAATCCTGTGCTTTTCAGTGGATTTCAGCAGGCAGGATCACACTTCAAGATGTGCTGAAAGAGCTGACTAAATCCTTGGGAAATGACATTGTGTTTATTAAGTGTGCATTGGGAACAGCCCCGGAGCACTCCATTTCCACAGAGCCAGTGGAGTCAAAGCACTTGCCATTCCCACAATCTTTCCTCCCATGTATACATTTCTGagttgtttgcttgtttgttttcatcCTGCTAAAATAAAGTCCAAACCCTCAAACCCGAGCTGGCAGCACATATTTGTGACACGTGGCAGCTCAGTGGCAGCTGTCAAAAACCACACAGGAACAAAAAGATCTTGtcaaaatattccatttttattcatgtaattatattttttaagacAGTGGAATAagcctggaaaagcaggatttCCAGCAGGATTTCCAGAGGGACCTGAGCTTTTTAGGGACAGGAGCAAAACTATATCTGCCGATTTCTGTGGTGGCTCAGAGGGGACCATGTGGTCCATGGAATCACAGTTTGGTTtggatgggaagggaccttaaggatcatctactcccatggacagggacacattttatagaccaggttgctccaaattCCATCTGACCCAGCCTTGgacgcttccagggatggggagtccaCAACTTTTCTGGGCAAATTTCACAAGAATCTTATGACAAAGATATCCCAAAACCCCAGGATAAAGCAGTTgactgcagggctggctgtggaACTGGCACCGGTCCTGCTCCTAAAACAC
This genomic window contains:
- the LOC100230278 gene encoding keratin, type II cytoskeletal 5 encodes the protein MSRISFRSSTGGGMRGFSSGSAIVGGGGGGTRSSFSSVSVSRVGGGRAGGGGGFGAGGGFGSRSLYNLGGSKRISYSSVSGGLRSGAGGGYSFGLGYGGGAGAGFGLGGAGGGGYGVGSGFGLGGPGFGGRGGPGFPVCPPGGIHEVTVNQSLLAPLKLDIDPEIQKVRTQEREQIKTLNNKFASFIDKVRFLEQQNKVLETKWTLLQEQGHTVTRKSLEPIFEAYINNLRRQLDSLMGERGRLDSELRSMQDMVEDFKNKYEDEINRRTGAENEFVVLKKDVDGAYMNKVELQGKADALADEINFLRALYEAELSQMQQQVSDTSVVLSMDNNRNLDLNSIIAEVKAQYEDIANRSRAEAEAWYQNKYEELQVSAGRHGDDLRNTKIEISEINRMVQRLRNEIDSVKKQCANLQAAIAEAEERGEMALKDAKAKLTELEDALQKAKADLARQLREYQELMNVKLALDIEIATYRKLLEGEESRLAGEGVGAVSVSVVSSSSGMGYGGGSCLGLGGGLGMGGGGGSSSYTMSSSGFGGGSGGFSGGLNYGGGSSFSSGSSRGISSSTGGSVRIVSKTTTSKKTIR